A single genomic interval of Granulicella tundricola MP5ACTX9 harbors:
- a CDS encoding HEAT repeat domain-containing protein, with the protein MMTSLRFVAPTFLATLLLVPSQPCLGQQVEPSSTGQSASLPPDNSVAANKDWAWSMLTTALNDTKHPDTRVQALAALGILGSTPRSLKLILDTLNDPDVDLRTAAILAAGQTKSPDVAADLRRMLDDKEPQVAFAAATTLWKMNDRSGEDILVAVVDGERSANPGLVNGTMHTMNRDLHHPSTLAKLGAMQGAGMLLGPFGMGITALEYMRKNGGNLSRVTAVEQIAENHTAPIRTKLIAALSDKDATVRVAAAKALATFHEPEVAIALADQFPDGRAPVRLTAAAAYLINTGSAIVSPKSSARSHSHKVS; encoded by the coding sequence ATGATGACTTCACTGCGTTTTGTCGCACCTACATTTCTTGCAACGCTGCTTCTGGTGCCTTCTCAGCCTTGTCTAGGACAGCAGGTTGAGCCTTCGTCGACGGGGCAATCCGCCTCCCTCCCCCCGGACAACTCGGTTGCGGCAAATAAGGATTGGGCGTGGTCCATGCTAACGACCGCGTTGAACGATACCAAGCATCCGGACACACGGGTGCAGGCGCTGGCTGCCCTGGGGATCTTAGGCAGTACCCCCCGCTCTCTGAAGCTAATCCTTGACACCCTGAATGATCCTGATGTCGATCTTCGGACTGCCGCGATTCTGGCGGCGGGACAAACCAAATCGCCTGACGTCGCTGCGGATCTTCGCAGGATGCTTGATGACAAAGAGCCGCAGGTTGCTTTTGCGGCTGCTACGACGCTGTGGAAGATGAATGACCGGTCTGGAGAGGACATTCTGGTAGCGGTCGTTGATGGAGAACGTAGTGCGAACCCCGGGCTCGTCAATGGCACCATGCATACGATGAACCGCGATCTCCATCATCCTTCTACGCTGGCGAAGCTCGGAGCGATGCAAGGTGCCGGCATGCTTCTGGGACCGTTTGGGATGGGAATTACTGCTTTGGAATACATGCGCAAGAATGGAGGGAATCTCTCCCGGGTAACAGCCGTGGAACAGATTGCGGAGAACCATACTGCGCCCATTCGCACAAAGCTCATAGCGGCCTTATCCGACAAGGACGCAACGGTTCGAGTCGCGGCTGCGAAAGCACTCGCGACATTCCACGAGCCTGAAGTCGCGATAGCCCTGGCGGATCAGTTCCCGGACGGTCGCGCTCCGGTTCGACTGACTGCCGCTGCGGCTTATCTGATCAATACGGGTTCCGCGATTGTTTCGCCGAAGTCGTCCGCCAGGAGCCATAGCCACAAGGTCTCATGA
- a CDS encoding L-serine ammonia-lyase, with protein sequence MNTSLFELFKIGIGPSSSHTVGPMRAALRFVRELDAMSGRLSQTARLRAELYGSLAFTGIGHGTDRAVLLGLSGEAPDTIDPETIDATLEQIRSSQILSVGGTHRIAFTESTDLIFHRDQMYPPGSEAATSHPNGLRFTALAVEGQVVFEQIFYSVGGGFILSASELAPNPEEKSVSPRKVPYSFSSAAELLSVAERSGLTIAELILANECALLEAEEANQDLKPISRPLLSGGNGIGVKARVEESILALWGTMQSCMERGIATQGILPGGLNVRRRAPRLHERIQALDHSGKPRDPLAPLDWVSLYAIAVNEENAAGGRVVTAPTNGAAGVIPAIAHYYMRFIDTEKSDDDKRDSLIRFFLTAAAIGILYKENASISGAEVGCQGEVGVACSMAAGGLVAALNGTNAQIEHAAEIAMEHNLGMTCDPIGGLVQIPCIERNAMGAVKAVNACRMAMHETEGHKLSLDQVIETMYRTGMDMQSRYKETSQAGLALNIIEC encoded by the coding sequence ATGAATACAAGTCTCTTCGAACTCTTCAAGATTGGCATTGGACCTTCAAGCTCACACACAGTGGGTCCAATGCGCGCCGCTCTCCGCTTTGTACGTGAACTCGATGCTATGTCCGGACGCCTCTCCCAGACGGCTCGCCTGCGTGCTGAGTTGTATGGATCTCTTGCCTTCACCGGAATTGGCCACGGGACTGACAGAGCCGTTCTCCTTGGGCTCAGCGGAGAGGCGCCGGATACGATCGATCCCGAGACGATCGATGCCACCCTGGAGCAGATTCGCAGCTCTCAAATTCTTTCTGTAGGTGGTACGCACAGGATCGCATTCACGGAATCAACGGACCTCATCTTCCATCGCGATCAGATGTATCCGCCGGGATCAGAGGCCGCTACCTCGCATCCCAACGGTCTTCGATTTACTGCCCTCGCTGTAGAAGGCCAGGTCGTTTTTGAGCAGATCTTCTACTCCGTTGGGGGTGGCTTTATTCTTTCGGCGTCTGAATTGGCCCCGAATCCAGAGGAGAAGTCTGTATCGCCACGCAAGGTTCCATATTCGTTTTCAAGCGCCGCTGAACTACTGTCAGTAGCCGAGCGGAGTGGACTCACTATCGCTGAGCTCATTCTGGCGAACGAGTGTGCGTTGCTGGAGGCCGAAGAGGCCAACCAAGACTTGAAGCCGATCTCTCGTCCTTTGCTCTCGGGTGGGAATGGCATCGGCGTCAAGGCGCGGGTTGAAGAGAGCATATTGGCCCTGTGGGGGACGATGCAGTCTTGTATGGAGAGAGGGATCGCGACCCAGGGGATTCTTCCTGGCGGCCTGAACGTGCGTCGTCGAGCGCCACGTCTGCATGAGCGTATCCAGGCTCTCGATCACTCCGGCAAGCCCCGGGACCCGCTGGCACCGCTTGACTGGGTTTCTCTGTATGCTATCGCTGTCAATGAAGAAAATGCGGCGGGTGGGCGTGTTGTCACTGCGCCCACCAATGGAGCGGCCGGCGTCATCCCGGCGATCGCGCATTACTACATGCGCTTCATCGACACTGAGAAATCAGACGATGATAAGCGTGATTCGCTGATTCGCTTCTTTTTGACCGCCGCCGCGATCGGCATTCTTTACAAGGAGAATGCGAGCATCTCAGGCGCGGAGGTGGGTTGCCAGGGGGAGGTCGGTGTTGCGTGTTCAATGGCTGCGGGGGGACTGGTTGCGGCGCTGAACGGTACCAACGCCCAGATTGAACACGCTGCAGAGATCGCCATGGAGCACAATCTGGGTATGACCTGCGACCCGATTGGTGGTCTGGTGCAGATCCCCTGCATCGAGCGCAATGCCATGGGAGCCGTAAAGGCAGTCAATGCCTGTCGCATGGCGATGCATGAGACAGAAGGGCACAAACTCTCGCTCGACCAGGTCATCGAGACCATGTATCGAACAGGCATGGATATGCAGAGCCGTTACAAGGAGACCAGTCAGGCCGGTCTCGCATTGAACATTATTGAGTGTTAG
- a CDS encoding class I SAM-dependent methyltransferase, translating to MSGWRQLGRLGGGTMTQHAERFTGRVEEYVRFRSRYPRQVLDVLRERCGLTQSDLIADIGAGTGMLSELFLEAGNPVIAVEPNSEMRAACRMLAARFPKLSISDASAEATGLTKTSVDLVTVGRAFHWFDQERALAEFHRILRPGKWVTLVTNRRSQRGSAQAEEYENILLEFGKDYEQVRGSYRSFEGLRPYGGAETFEVKMQADEQMTLQEFVGQTQSLSVAPLVSEPGFEEMQRALEAFFLKRATKGLLTLETVCEVVGWKTPGDSERSFPEQSNHI from the coding sequence ATGTCTGGGTGGAGGCAACTCGGTCGCCTTGGCGGTGGAACGATGACACAGCATGCAGAGCGCTTTACAGGCAGGGTCGAGGAATATGTGCGATTTCGATCTCGTTACCCGCGACAGGTGCTCGATGTCTTGCGGGAACGATGTGGGCTAACGCAAAGCGATCTCATCGCAGACATTGGAGCCGGCACCGGCATGCTGTCAGAGCTCTTTCTTGAGGCAGGCAACCCGGTCATTGCTGTCGAGCCCAACTCCGAAATGCGCGCGGCCTGCAGGATGCTCGCGGCGCGATTCCCGAAGCTGAGCATCTCAGACGCATCAGCCGAAGCTACGGGGCTCACGAAGACCTCCGTTGACCTCGTAACTGTGGGACGTGCCTTCCATTGGTTCGATCAGGAACGAGCTTTGGCTGAGTTTCACCGTATCCTCAGGCCTGGGAAATGGGTCACCCTGGTCACAAACAGGAGGTCACAACGCGGTTCTGCACAGGCTGAGGAGTATGAAAACATCCTGCTCGAGTTCGGTAAGGACTATGAGCAGGTTCGAGGCTCTTATCGAAGCTTTGAAGGTCTCAGGCCTTACGGAGGGGCAGAAACATTCGAGGTCAAGATGCAGGCAGACGAGCAGATGACCCTTCAGGAATTCGTAGGCCAGACACAGTCTTTGTCAGTCGCGCCACTGGTTAGCGAACCCGGGTTTGAAGAGATGCAGAGGGCTCTCGAAGCATTCTTCCTGAAGCGAGCAACGAAGGGTCTGCTAACGCTGGAGACGGTCTGCGAGGTTGTGGGGTGGAAGACGCCCGGCGATTCCGAACGTTCCTTCCCTGAGCAGTCAAACCATATCTAA
- a CDS encoding acetyl-CoA C-acetyltransferase: MRDVVIVSAVRTAVGKFQGALSELSATQLGAYVVREAVLRAGLPPAEVNECIMGCVLPAGLGQNPARQAALGGGLADSVAALTINMVCGSGLKAVALGAQAIMLGDAEIVVAGGMESMSNAPYLLPQARKGYRMGDGKVVDSMVKDGLWCACDDQHMGMTGELVADKHSITREEQDAYAVESHRRAANAWAEGRFAAEVMAIETPGKKGTVTVFDHDESIRPDTSLELLAALKPAFKKDGTITAGNAPGVNDAAAALVLMSAEKAKALGLRVLVKIKAQAQSGVAPRWVMLAPVLGVERVLKKAGWSKDGVDLFELNEAFSVQALGVTRELGLDLNKVNVNGGAVAIGHPIGASGARVLVTLIHEMLRRDVHRGVAALCLGGGNSVALAVER; encoded by the coding sequence ATGCGTGATGTGGTGATCGTTTCTGCGGTTCGTACGGCCGTCGGCAAGTTCCAAGGTGCATTGAGCGAATTATCCGCGACACAACTCGGTGCTTATGTCGTTCGTGAGGCGGTGCTTCGTGCCGGCCTTCCGCCGGCAGAGGTGAATGAGTGCATCATGGGGTGCGTGCTGCCCGCAGGACTCGGACAGAATCCCGCGAGGCAGGCCGCACTCGGCGGAGGTCTTGCGGATAGCGTTGCGGCGCTCACGATCAACATGGTTTGTGGAAGCGGATTGAAAGCCGTGGCACTCGGTGCCCAGGCGATCATGCTCGGGGACGCAGAGATCGTGGTCGCAGGCGGCATGGAATCGATGTCGAATGCCCCCTACCTCCTGCCGCAGGCCCGCAAGGGCTACAGGATGGGCGACGGAAAGGTCGTCGACTCCATGGTCAAGGATGGTCTCTGGTGCGCCTGTGACGATCAACACATGGGAATGACCGGCGAACTAGTGGCGGACAAACACTCGATCACCCGCGAAGAGCAGGATGCCTACGCGGTGGAATCACACCGGCGTGCGGCGAACGCCTGGGCAGAAGGAAGATTCGCAGCCGAGGTCATGGCGATCGAGACCCCGGGCAAGAAGGGGACGGTAACCGTCTTCGATCATGACGAGAGCATAAGACCGGACACGTCGCTGGAGTTGCTCGCGGCCTTGAAGCCTGCTTTCAAAAAGGACGGCACTATCACTGCGGGAAACGCTCCGGGTGTGAACGATGCCGCCGCCGCCTTGGTGCTCATGTCTGCTGAGAAGGCGAAAGCACTGGGGCTGAGGGTGCTGGTCAAGATCAAGGCACAAGCGCAAAGCGGCGTCGCTCCAAGATGGGTGATGCTCGCTCCAGTGCTTGGTGTGGAGCGCGTGCTGAAGAAGGCTGGCTGGAGCAAGGATGGGGTTGACTTGTTCGAATTGAACGAAGCATTCAGCGTTCAAGCTCTGGGCGTGACCAGGGAGCTCGGGTTGGACCTGAACAAGGTGAACGTGAATGGAGGAGCAGTGGCCATTGGGCACCCTATTGGGGCGAGCGGAGCTCGCGTGTTGGTCACTCTGATCCATGAGATGTTGCGACGTGATGTACATCGAGGCGTCGCTGCCCTATGTCTGGGTGGAGGCAACTCGGTCGCCTTGGCGGTGGAACGATGA
- a CDS encoding CPBP family intramembrane glutamic endopeptidase — MQEDLTLTHTAIPPPPFPETHPSPIAPWLHTMGLLMILALSTFTGHRRLLAFAHHPSIPFRYGSSIVLEWLLLGFVLARIRNRKAFLLQAFRSRSSTWLQSLGNGIAAYCLGFVAIAIVAIAIHFTPLGTKTNAAAMLAMLPRTTSQFALWLALSLTAGICEELIFRGYLTQQFTAWIRRPVLALVLSSLLFGSVHLYEGLAAILPLAALALVYGFIVRSLKGDIRAVIVAHTLQDFLVAVLALARPMLEHYRMQH, encoded by the coding sequence ATGCAGGAAGATTTGACACTGACGCATACTGCGATCCCTCCTCCACCCTTTCCCGAGACTCATCCCAGCCCAATAGCGCCATGGCTTCACACCATGGGCCTGCTTATGATTCTGGCGCTGAGCACCTTTACCGGGCACCGCCGCTTGCTCGCGTTCGCACATCACCCTTCCATCCCCTTCCGTTACGGATCTTCTATCGTTTTGGAGTGGCTCCTGCTTGGCTTTGTACTGGCTAGGATTCGGAACCGCAAAGCGTTCTTGCTACAGGCTTTTCGCAGTCGAAGCAGTACATGGCTGCAATCGTTAGGAAATGGCATCGCGGCATATTGTCTGGGTTTTGTTGCCATTGCGATTGTCGCAATTGCCATTCATTTCACACCGCTTGGCACCAAGACGAATGCAGCGGCGATGCTGGCGATGCTTCCGCGGACGACATCACAGTTTGCGCTCTGGCTTGCGCTCTCGCTTACCGCTGGAATCTGTGAGGAGCTCATCTTTCGTGGCTACCTTACGCAACAATTTACTGCGTGGATCAGACGGCCCGTTCTCGCGCTTGTTTTGTCTTCACTCCTCTTTGGGTCTGTACATTTGTACGAAGGTCTTGCAGCCATTCTGCCTCTGGCGGCGCTTGCGCTGGTGTATGGCTTCATCGTGCGATCTCTGAAAGGAGATATTCGCGCCGTCATCGTCGCTCATACGCTGCAGGACTTTCTCGTCGCCGTCCTTGCACTGGCACGTCCCATGCTTGAGCACTACCGGATGCAGCATTGA